CGAATTCCAGGAACAGCCCCAGCGGCAGCACCACGCCGAGCTTGGCGCGCGGGAACAGCGCCAGGTAGGTGCCGATCAGCGCCGATACCGCGCCGCTGGCGCCGATGATGACCCGGTCCGGGGTGCCGATCGCGAACACCGCGGCCAGGTTGGAGATGGCGCCGCCGCCGAGGAACAGCAGCAGGAAGCGCCACGGCCCCAGCACGCGCTCGGCCGGCAGGCCGAAGATCAGCAGGAACACCAGGTTGCCGAGCAGGTGCGACCAGTCCGCGTGCAGGAACAGCGCGGTGAACAGGCGCAGCACGCTGCCGTCCTGCACCGTCGCCAGCCAGTCGCGCGGGCTGGCCACCCCGGCCGAGAGCGCGCCCCAGTCCAGCCACAGCGTCGCGCGGGCCTGGTTG
The Xanthomonas sp. AM6 DNA segment above includes these coding regions:
- a CDS encoding rhomboid family intramembrane serine protease, with protein sequence MFVSIPSRDRTTLRWATPLLFAAMWLAFLWSISRPNQARATLWLDWGALSAGVASPRDWLATVQDGSVLRLFTALFLHADWSHLLGNLVFLLIFGLPAERVLGPWRFLLLFLGGGAISNLAAVFAIGTPDRVIIGASGAVSALIGTYLALFPRAKLGVVLPLGLFLEFVRAPASLLIGTWAALQVVFAYIGPAFGMVAWSAHLTGFAFGMAYGLYVRAAIARRLRKRKGF